The following is a genomic window from Halichoerus grypus chromosome 13, mHalGry1.hap1.1, whole genome shotgun sequence.
TGAAATATTTAGCATCCAATGCCGCAAGAATGCTCTCAAAACTCTATCATTTCCATCTCCACTAAACTGAAAATCCAAAGAAAAACACGATTGCGGTATTCTTGATCTTTTAGTCCCCAAACTCAAAATCCCACCCAGAACTTGACTCGGTAGTTGCCCTTGAGGAACCGATCGTGGCAACTCTACCTGACATGTGGAACGCAGCATCAACCCCCTGGTCAGCAAGAGGCAATAAAGAGGCAAACAAAGGAAAGATTGGCTCACTGCTGGGTCTTCACGAACAGAAGTTCGAGCCAGCGTGTATTAGCTCCAACTAGCATCCCCCCCCTTTCCAATTTCACAAGTTCTCTGCTTTGGACAATAAATCATATGGTCTCTCCAGCTTGAATCTGGTTCATTCGACATGTCTAGTTACTTCCAAATGAGGATCATATACCTGTAAAATATGCTGGTCTATTGGCCAAATGATGCCTCATGGAGAAAAGTAAATGACAGAAGATAAAAAGGACTCACTGATGCCCACTGTGACATGTACTTCACCAACATCAACCTACActtcaccaccaaaaaaaaaaaagaaagcgacaaagaaatgcaaaggcaTTCTATTCAAAGGGAGATGGTGTTCCATCTGTAGCTTAAATTCACTGCACTGAGGATTATTGCTGAACATACTTCTGGACCAACATCCTAAGCAAGCAGGCACACCATGTTAAGTGGGTACCAATTAAGTCTGTTTAACTGTACAAAACAGTAATTCTAAATAACacgaggaattttttttaaatcccaaaaaCGTCATTAATAACTCAAGAACAATGGTGATGTAACCTGACTTGAACCCCTAACACAATGGCATGATACCCTTAATTAGCGCCAGATCTCAGACTTCCTGCATACATACCACTGACCCAACAATTACAAACTCATTTATCCTAAATCTAAGGCGCCATAACTCAACTAGTAGAGTTTctgtctacaaaaaaaaaaaaacaccttccaaaaaaattgtttttaaagactcCTATTACAACATGGTGCAAGTCTATGAAAACAATCCTGTCTCTGgcgcgtctctctctctctctctctctcacacacacacacacacacacacacacacacacgcctgaGCTCCCACCCCTAAAATCGAGGGCACTGTATAGAGCACTCATGTCTACAGATTCGTCCCCGAAACACCAAAATATAAGTGATACTCTACTTGTCCACTCGTATCTGCAGCCTGCTGGAAGTGTGTGGCCAGCAACGTCTCGTCCTGGAAAACTTCGTTACACTCCAAACATTTCAGACTATGCCTGCAGAGCTTGGACGGGTCTTCATCTAACGGCATAGCTGGAATGATGGGTGTGCTTGAGGGAGCGGATATGACTGTCCCTGTTATGCCAGACTGAATTTTCGTTACAGTGTGTGTACCGGCTCCCACGGAGCTTGGAAGAGCAGACGATAAAGTAGAAGTATTGCTTGACGGAGAGACAATCATTTGATCAGCTGGGACTGGCTTTAAAATCAAGTGGGAGCACTGCATCACAACCCCCTTTTCCTTGTGCCCGCGGGCGTGGGAAAGGAGACTGCACTTGTTGTAAAAAACGAGGTTCTTTGTACAGTGGTTACACGTTACTTCGATGCGCACGCTGCGTCGGTCATAGTGTTGGGTCAGGCTCTTTTCGAGGGCAAAGGAGTCCCCGCACTCCAAGCACTTGTACCCGCGGGTCGGTAACGTGATGCCTGCGTTGGCAGGAGGACTGAGGTTGGGGATGTAAACTGGGACTGGGTTGACGCTGCTCAGCACCTTGTTGAAAGCTTCCACCACGGAACTCTGCAAGGAGGACACCACCTGGACTCGAGACACCTTTTTGGGAGGTTGCGAGGCTGCTGCGTTGATTATTGCCTGCTTTATTTGCTGCTGAGGTTTGGTTAGCACTTGGCGGAGCTCCGAGGTGGCCTGGGCGCCCTGAGGCAGAAGGTTAAGGTTGGCGAGGTGCACAGTCTTTGGCACGAGTTTGGCGTTGGCCAGGCTGGAGGCCGGCACCACAACGGTTTGCTGCTGGATGGCATTGGCGGCTTTGATGATGGCGCTGCTGGCGCTCTGAACCGAGGCAGCAGATATGACCGTGGCTTTGACCGTCGTGTTGTTAGCCAGCTTCAAATTGATGACTTGAGATCCCGCCGTCTTCACGGCGGACACCGGGAGGAAGGCAGTGGCCACGGGCTTAATCGTGACCTGTTTGGGGGCCAGCTCTGCAGGGGCGACCGCGTTGGTGACCACCGCCGACTGCAGAGGTGCTCTGGGCGGGGAGGAGAGGACGGCAGCCGAAGCCGGAGAGGACAGGAGAGACGTCACAGACGCCATCACGGACCCGGCCTGCTCGGAAGGCTTTTTCCCCGAGTCGAGATCGACCTCGGGCAACACCCTTGTCACTGTTCTCTTTATTTCCCCAGAAGACGTCTTGATGGTTTTGATGCGGACTTTGGGGATTGCTGGGGTCGACCCTGCGGGGGAGGACGGCGACCCCTTGCTGCTGTTCTCGCTGGAGATGCTCCGCGGGCTGTCCGGCTGCTTCAGGGACGCTTTCTTCGTCCCGTCGATGAGGCTCTGGGATTCGGGAGACTTCTCCATGGCTCTGGGACTGTCATTCGCTTCTTTAGGTAATGGAGAGGACCCGCGGGAGTCGGTCACGGGCTCCTTGCGGGAGTCGGAAGCGGCCCGTTTAGCACTCAGTGCTGCTATCGCAGCTATGCACGAGGACAGCTTGGACGACGGCTTTGACCGCGACGGCACGCCGCCGCCAACGCCGGGGTCGCTCTTCTCTGGGCTCGGCTTCCCGTCGTGCGCCCGGCTTTCAAGCACCTTTTCAGAGTTTTCCTTCAGCTTATCCTCTGCTTTTCTGGCTTTAAAAGGTTCGTAAACACTCAGATTTATGGAATTTGTTTCCGCTTCTCTCTTAACAACTCTGTTTTTGTCTAAACTGCCTGCAGGAGAGATTCCGGTTGTGCTCAAGCCGTCCCCTCCGGGCGCCTTTGGCTTGTCATAGTCCTGCTGGGCAGACGACGACCCCGTCAACACGTTCGACCGAAAACCGGAACGCACGTCCTCTTTGTCCGGGGGGTCATCCACTTCTATCTTCTCGTCGTCGTCAAACTCTTCAGCACTTGAGATGGGGCTAAACTGGCTGAACGCGGAGTCTTTCAAAGTCACCTCTGAGGTAGGCGCCTCTCCTTTCAAGGCCTTGGATCCGTCTTTGCCGTAACTGTCGAGAGAGGACGCGGTGAGAAACCCGTTGTGTAAGCCGTTGCCGGTGGGATTGTGGCCGTCTTTCTCCGCGCCCTCGGATGAATCGA
Proteins encoded in this region:
- the ZNF532 gene encoding zinc finger protein 532 isoform X3, whose product is MTMGDMKTPDFDDLLAAFDIPDMVDPKAAIESAHDDQESHIKQNAHGDEDSHTPSSSDVGVSVIVKNVRNIDSSEGAEKDGHNPTGNGLHNGFLTASSLDSYGKDGSKALKGEAPTSEVTLKDSAFSQFSPISSAEEFDDDEKIEVDDPPDKEDVRSGFRSNVLTGSSSAQQDYDKPKAPGGDGLSTTGISPAGSLDKNRVVKREAETNSINLSVYEPFKARKAEDKLKENSEKVLESRAHDGKPSPEKSDPGVGGGVPSRSKPSSKLSSCIAAIAALSAKRAASDSRKEPVTDSRGSSPLPKEANDSPRAMEKSPESQSLIDGTKKASLKQPDSPRSISSENSSKGSPSSPAGSTPAIPKVRIKTIKTSSGEIKRTVTRVLPEVDLDSGKKPSEQAGSVMASVTSLLSSPASAAVLSSPPRAPLQSAVVTNAVAPAELAPKQVTIKPVATAFLPVSAVKTAGSQVINLKLANNTTVKATVISAASVQSASSAIIKAANAIQQQTVVVPASSLANAKLVPKTVHLANLNLLPQGAQATSELRQVLTKPQQQIKQAIINAAASQPPKKVSRVQVVSSLQSSVVEAFNKVLSSVNPVPVYIPNLSPPANAGITLPTRGYKCLECGDSFALEKSLTQHYDRRSVRIEVTCNHCTKNLVFYNKCSLLSHARGHKEKGVVMQCSHLILKPVPADQMIVSPSSNTSTLSSALPSSVGAGTHTVTKIQSGITGTVISAPSSTPIIPAMPLDEDPSKLCRHSLKCLECNEVFQDETLLATHFQQAADTSGQKTCTICQMLLPNQCSYASHQRIHQHKSPYTCPECGAICRSVHFQSHVTKNCLHYTRRVGFRCVHCNVVYSDVAALKSHIQGSHCEVFYKCPICPMAFKSAPSTHSHAYTQHPGVKIGEPKIIYKCSMCDTVFTLQTLLYRHFDQHIENQKVSVFKCPDCSLLYAQKQLMMDHIKSMHGTLKSIEGPPNLGINLPLSIKPATQNSANQNKEDTRSMNGKEKLEKKSPSPVKKSMEPKKVASPGWTCWECDRLFTQRDVYISHVRKEHGKQMKKHPCRQCDKSFSSSHSLCRHNRIKHKGIRKVYTCSHCPESRRTFTKRLMLEKHIQLMHGIKDPDLKEMTEATNEEEPEIKEDPKVPSPKRKLEEPVLEFRPPRGAITQPLKKLKINVFKVHKCAVCGFTTENLLQFHEHIPQHKSDGSSYQCRECGLCYTSHVSLSRHLFIVHKLKEPQPVSKQNGAGEENQQENKPSPEDESPDGVGSDRKCKVCAKTFETEAALNAHMRTHGMAFIKSKRASSAEK
- the ZNF532 gene encoding zinc finger protein 532 isoform X2, whose translation is MEAAAAAPTTAAAAGGAALNKEHLIKFMTMGDMKTPDFDDLLAAFDIPDMVDPKAAIESAHDDQESHIKQNAHGDEDSHTPSSSDVGVSVIVKNVRNIDSSEGAEKDGHNPTGNGLHNGFLTASSLDSYGKDGSKALKGEAPTSEVTLKDSAFSQFSPISSAEEFDDDEKIEVDDPPDKEDVRSGFRSNVLTGSSSAQQDYDKPKAPGGDGLSTTGISPAGSLDKNRVVKREAETNSINLSVYEPFKARKAEDKLKENSEKVLESRAHDGKPSPEKSDPGVGGGVPSRSKPSSKLSSCIAAIAALSAKRAASDSRKEPVTDSRGSSPLPKEANDSPRAMEKSPESQSLIDGTKKASLKQPDSPRSISSENSSKGSPSSPAGSTPAIPKVRIKTIKTSSGEIKRTVTRVLPEVDLDSGKKPSEQAGSVMASVTSLLSSPASAAVLSSPPRAPLQSAVVTNAVAPAELAPKQVTIKPVATAFLPVSAVKTAGSQVINLKLANNTTVKATVISAASVQSASSAIIKAANAIQQQTVVVPASSLANAKLVPKTVHLANLNLLPQGAQATSELRQVLTKPQQQIKQAIINAAASQPPKKVSRVQVVSSLQSSVVEAFNKVLSSVNPVPVYIPNLSPPANAGITLPTRGYKCLECGDSFALEKSLTQHYDRRSVRIEVTCNHCTKNLVFYNKCSLLSHARGHKEKGVVMQCSHLILKPVPADQMIVSPSSNTSTLSSALPSSVGAGTHTVTKIQSGITGTVISAPSSTPIIPAMPLDEDPSKLCRHSLKCLECNEVFQDETLLATHFQQAADTSGQKTCTICQMLLPNQCSYASHQRIHQHKSPYTCPECGAICRSVHFQSHVTKNCLHYTRRVGFRCVHCNVVYSDVAALKSHIQGSHCEVFYKCPICPMAFKSAPSTHSHAYTQHPGVKIGEPKIIYKCSMCDTVFTLQTLLYRHFDQHIENQKVSVFKCPDCSLLYAQKQLMMDHIKSMHGTLKSIEGPPNLGINLPLSIKPATQNSANQNKEDTRSMNGKEKLEKKSPSPVKKSMEPKKVASPGWTCWECDRLFTQRDVYISHVRKEHGKQMKKHPCRQCDKSFSSSHSLCRHNRIKHKGIRKVYTCSHCPESRRTFTKRLMLEKHIQLMHGIKDPDLKEMTEATNEEEPEIKEDPKVPSPKRKLEEPVLEFRPPRGAITQPLKKLKINVFKVHKCAVCGFTTENLLQFHEHIPQHKSDGSSYQCRECGLCYTSHVSLSRHLFIVHKLKEPQPVSKQNGAGEENQQENKPSPEDESPDGVGSDRKCKVCAKTFETEAALNAHMRTHGMAFIKSKRASSAEK
- the ZNF532 gene encoding zinc finger protein 532 isoform X5; translation: MKAKRECNRVTVTEHWAKVFPKGQGSQEHLIKFMTMGDMKTPDFDDLLAAFDIPDMVDPKAAIESAHDDQESHIKQNAHGDEDSHTPSSSDVGVSVIVKNVRNIDSSEGAEKDGHNPTGNGLHNGFLTASSLDSYGKDGSKALKGEAPTSEVTLKDSAFSQFSPISSAEEFDDDEKIEVDDPPDKEDVRSGFRSNVLTGSSSAQQDYDKPKAPGGDGLSTTGISPAGSLDKNRVVKREAETNSINLSVYEPFKARKAEDKLKENSEKVLESRAHDGKPSPEKSDPGVGGGVPSRSKPSSKLSSCIAAIAALSAKRAASDSRKEPVTDSRGSSPLPKEANDSPRAMEKSPESQSLIDGTKKASLKQPDSPRSISSENSSKGSPSSPAGSTPAIPKVRIKTIKTSSGEIKRTVTRVLPEVDLDSGKKPSEQAGSVMASVTSLLSSPASAAVLSSPPRAPLQSAVVTNAVAPAELAPKQVTIKPVATAFLPVSAVKTAGSQVINLKLANNTTVKATVISAASVQSASSAIIKAANAIQQQTVVVPASSLANAKLVPKTVHLANLNLLPQGAQATSELRQVLTKPQQQIKQAIINAAASQPPKKVSRVQVVSSLQSSVVEAFNKVLSSVNPVPVYIPNLSPPANAGITLPTRGYKCLECGDSFALEKSLTQHYDRRSVRIEVTCNHCTKNLVFYNKCSLLSHARGHKEKGVVMQCSHLILKPVPADQMIVSPSSNTSTLSSALPSSVGAGTHTVTKIQSGITGTVISAPSSTPIIPAMPLDEDPSKLCRHSLKCLECNEVFQDETLLATHFQQAADTSGQSMHGTLKSIEGPPNLGINLPLSIKPATQNSANQNKEDTRSMNGKEKLEKKSPSPVKKSMEPKKVASPGWTCWECDRLFTQRDVYISHVRKEHGKQMKKHPCRQCDKSFSSSHSLCRHNRIKHKGIRKVYTCSHCPESRRTFTKRLMLEKHIQLMHGIKDPDLKEMTEATNEEEPEIKEDPKVPSPKRKLEEPVLEFRPPRGAITQPLKKLKINVFKVHKCAVCGFTTENLLQFHEHIPQHKSDGSSYQCRECGLCYTSHVSLSRHLFIVHKLKEPQPVSKQNGAGEENQQENKPSPEDESPDGVGSDRKCKVCAKTFETEAALNAHMRTHGMAFIKSKRASSAEK
- the ZNF532 gene encoding zinc finger protein 532 isoform X4, encoding MKAKRECNRVTVTEHWAKVFPKGQGSQEHLIKFMTMGDMKTPDFDDLLAAFDIPDMVDPKAAIESAHDDQESHIKQNAHGDEDSHTPSSSDVGVSVIVKNVRNIDSSEGAEKDGHNPTGNGLHNGFLTASSLDSYGKDGSKALKGEAPTSEVTLKDSAFSQFSPISSAEEFDDDEKIEVDDPPDKEDVRSGFRSNVLTGSSSAQQDYDKPKAPGGDGLSTTGISPAGSLDKNRVVKREAETNSINLSVYEPFKARKAEDKLKENSEKVLESRAHDGKPSPEKSDPGVGGGVPSRSKPSSKLSSCIAAIAALSAKRAASDSRKEPVTDSRGSSPLPKEANDSPRAMEKSPESQSLIDGTKKASLKQPDSPRSISSENSSKGSPSSPAGSTPAIPKVRIKTIKTSSGEIKRTVTRVLPEVDLDSGKKPSEQAGSVMASVTSLLSSPASAAVLSSPPRAPLQSAVVTNAVAPAELAPKQVTIKPVATAFLPVSAVKTAGSQVINLKLANNTTVKATVISAASVQSASSAIIKAANAIQQQTVVVPASSLANAKLVPKTVHLANLNLLPQGAQATSELRQVLTKPQQQIKQAIINAAASQPPKKVSRVQVVSSLQSSVVEAFNKVLSSVNPVPVYIPNLSPPANAGITLPTRGYKCLECGDSFALEKSLTQHYDRRSVRIEVTCNHCTKNLVFYNKCSLLSHARGHKEKGVVMQCSHLILKPVPADQMIVSPSSNTSTLSSALPSSVGAGTHTVTKIQSGITGTVISAPSSTPIIPAMPLDEDPSKLCRHSLKCLECNEVFQDETLLATHFQQAADTSGQKTCTICQMLLPNQCSYASHQRIHQHKSPYTCPECGAICRSVHFQSHVTKNCLHYTRRVGFRIIYKCSMCDTVFTLQTLLYRHFDQHIENQKVSVFKCPDCSLLYAQKQLMMDHIKSMHGTLKSIEGPPNLGINLPLSIKPATQNSANQNKEDTRSMNGKEKLEKKSPSPVKKSMEPKKVASPGWTCWECDRLFTQRDVYISHVRKEHGKQMKKHPCRQCDKSFSSSHSLCRHNRIKHKGIRKVYTCSHCPESRRTFTKRLMLEKHIQLMHGIKDPDLKEMTEATNEEEPEIKEDPKVPSPKRKLEEPVLEFRPPRGAITQPLKKLKINVFKVHKCAVCGFTTENLLQFHEHIPQHKSDGSSYQCRECGLCYTSHVSLSRHLFIVHKLKEPQPVSKQNGAGEENQQENKPSPEDESPDGVGSDRKCKVCAKTFETEAALNAHMRTHGMAFIKSKRASSAEK
- the ZNF532 gene encoding zinc finger protein 532 isoform X1, with the protein product MKAKRECNRVTVTEHWAKVFPKGQGSQEHLIKFMTMGDMKTPDFDDLLAAFDIPDMVDPKAAIESAHDDQESHIKQNAHGDEDSHTPSSSDVGVSVIVKNVRNIDSSEGAEKDGHNPTGNGLHNGFLTASSLDSYGKDGSKALKGEAPTSEVTLKDSAFSQFSPISSAEEFDDDEKIEVDDPPDKEDVRSGFRSNVLTGSSSAQQDYDKPKAPGGDGLSTTGISPAGSLDKNRVVKREAETNSINLSVYEPFKARKAEDKLKENSEKVLESRAHDGKPSPEKSDPGVGGGVPSRSKPSSKLSSCIAAIAALSAKRAASDSRKEPVTDSRGSSPLPKEANDSPRAMEKSPESQSLIDGTKKASLKQPDSPRSISSENSSKGSPSSPAGSTPAIPKVRIKTIKTSSGEIKRTVTRVLPEVDLDSGKKPSEQAGSVMASVTSLLSSPASAAVLSSPPRAPLQSAVVTNAVAPAELAPKQVTIKPVATAFLPVSAVKTAGSQVINLKLANNTTVKATVISAASVQSASSAIIKAANAIQQQTVVVPASSLANAKLVPKTVHLANLNLLPQGAQATSELRQVLTKPQQQIKQAIINAAASQPPKKVSRVQVVSSLQSSVVEAFNKVLSSVNPVPVYIPNLSPPANAGITLPTRGYKCLECGDSFALEKSLTQHYDRRSVRIEVTCNHCTKNLVFYNKCSLLSHARGHKEKGVVMQCSHLILKPVPADQMIVSPSSNTSTLSSALPSSVGAGTHTVTKIQSGITGTVISAPSSTPIIPAMPLDEDPSKLCRHSLKCLECNEVFQDETLLATHFQQAADTSGQKTCTICQMLLPNQCSYASHQRIHQHKSPYTCPECGAICRSVHFQSHVTKNCLHYTRRVGFRCVHCNVVYSDVAALKSHIQGSHCEVFYKCPICPMAFKSAPSTHSHAYTQHPGVKIGEPKIIYKCSMCDTVFTLQTLLYRHFDQHIENQKVSVFKCPDCSLLYAQKQLMMDHIKSMHGTLKSIEGPPNLGINLPLSIKPATQNSANQNKEDTRSMNGKEKLEKKSPSPVKKSMEPKKVASPGWTCWECDRLFTQRDVYISHVRKEHGKQMKKHPCRQCDKSFSSSHSLCRHNRIKHKGIRKVYTCSHCPESRRTFTKRLMLEKHIQLMHGIKDPDLKEMTEATNEEEPEIKEDPKVPSPKRKLEEPVLEFRPPRGAITQPLKKLKINVFKVHKCAVCGFTTENLLQFHEHIPQHKSDGSSYQCRECGLCYTSHVSLSRHLFIVHKLKEPQPVSKQNGAGEENQQENKPSPEDESPDGVGSDRKCKVCAKTFETEAALNAHMRTHGMAFIKSKRASSAEK